The Yersinia entomophaga nucleotide sequence CGCGACTTCCCGCCGGGTTCTTTCTTCGGCAATCACTAAGTCTCTGGCTAATCGGCGATTTTCACTCAGACGCGCAGAAAGTTGCTGATTCAGTTCCCGCTGACGTTGAATGCCCGCCCCCAACAATAAGCCAGTCAGACTTTGTGCCAACAGAGAAAGCAATAAATCCCGATGAGAATCAAGCTGGGCGGGTTCATTAACCATCAGCGCGACACCGTTTAGCAAGGTCGCCACTAATGCCCCCTGCCAGCCATAGCGATAGGACATAAACACAATGGGGATAGCCAGACAAAATGGTGCAAAACGCCTTAATTCCGCTTCGCTAACCTGATGTTGCAGCCAGATACTCAGAGCAAACAGCAGCAAATACCACACCAGATGGCGCAAACGCAGGTTAATAGGCTTGTGAATCAGCCCCGGCTCCAGCGGCAGCCAGATTTGTCGCGCCAGATAGTGCCACAGCAACAGGCAGGTGGGCGCTATGGTAAATCCTCCCGCCAGCCCCAAAAGTAGCGCCATCGCGCCCTGCGCGGTGGAAAGCTGCCATATCAATGCCTGAATCAATGCGGCGATAGCAACCACCGAACCTTGCATCAACGGCCACTGCCACTCGCTATCGCTCTGCTGGTGCCGCAATAGCCAAGGGGAGGCAAACACTGCCAGCAACGTGGTAAACAGCAATACGGGTAAGGCAGTCCACAGTAATATCAGGCTATCGAATTGATCTGCCAGCAACCATAACAGCAAAGTGTCGGCCAATAAGATTCCCGGCCAGTAACCGCGCGGGCTTTGCAGTAAAATGCCTAAACGCAGCCCGAAGGGGAAGAGCAATAATGCCTGTAATGGCTGTTCGACCAGCAGCGTCCCAATGCTCCACAGACAAAATGCAGCGGTGAAATAGATAAAAAACAACGCTAACAGCGTAATCAGGCGCTGCATCATAAATTCAAAACTCGCTTCGCTAATTCAACGTTATTACTGACACCTAATTTGGCGAACAGATTAGCCCGATGCACATGTACGGTTTTAGGGGATAAACCCAAAGATTCGGCAATTTCCCTCACTTCCATCCCCTGAGCCAGTAAAATAGCCACTTCTCGTTCACGGCGTGTCAGCGGATCGACCGCGACTTGCACCAGCCGCTGGGCAATTTCCGGCATCAGATAAACGCCACCGCCGCCCACGGTGCGTACCGCCGTAATCAGGTCATCCGGCTTGCAGCGCTTGGACAAAAAGCCCTTGGCACCGCGTTCTAGCGCCATTTCAACTAGCGCCGGACTGTCGTGCATCGACAGCATGATCACGCCGATACCGGAGGGAATGTCTTTCAACAAATCCAAACCGCTTTGATCTGGCATGGAAATATCACAAATACAAATATGCGGATTCAGCCCCGGCAAACCTGCGCGCGCCTGCTCTGCCGAACTAAATTCCCCAACCACCTGGATGTCGTCCTCCATGGATAACAGCTGCACAAAGCCCGATCGCACAATGTCATGATCGTCAATAAACGCCACGCGATAAGTCATGGAGGTCTCCAGTTACTGGGGGGAAATATGGCGAGGAGTATACAACAAGCGATGCTCAACTGCGGAAGGAAACAGGATTAACGCCGGATAGCATAACTAGCCGGCGTGGATGATTAATTAGCGCGACGAATTTTCTTCTCTGGCGCATGACACCAGTTATTTTTCTGCGCAATTCCCCCGTCTGGCGAGGTATAACCCAGACAACCCAATATGGAATCAAACAGCTCTTCATGACGATGTTGGGTTCCCAGGCGTTGTTGGGCCTGTAAATTCTCAAACGCATTTTGGTGCTGCGGTTCCGCCAGGAATTTATCGGAAGCCCACACCAACAGAGGAACACGGAATTGCTCTACAGGAGCCATTTCACGAGGAGTACCGTGGAAATGAGCGTTGGCGGCAATGGATTCGCCATGATCGGCGGCGTAAAATACCAACGCTTTTTTATCTCTTACCTGATCGATAACGTTAGCAATGAAAGTATCCGTATATAACACGCTATTATCAAAGGCATTGACCAATTGCTGACGAGTACAGGAATCGTCTACGCCCATACATTCCGGCGTGTAGCGAGCGTAACTGCGGGGATAACGTTGAGAATATAAATAATGAGAACCTTTGGTATGTAATACCACCAGATGCTTTCCATCCGGATAGCGGCCCAGTGACTCTTTCAGTTCATCTACTAACAACATGTCATCCACCGGTTTGCCGTCGTTGCGTTTCTCAGAGGCAATGATTTCACGGAATGAGTAATTATCCGCATTGGCATTATTGTAGAACCACACTTCGCTTTGCATCGCGAACAGTTCAGAGCTGAAGCCCAGTGATTTCAGCACGGAGAAAATATTCTGTTCCTTCAAAGTACGCTGCGGGTTATCTGCCGCCCCGCCTTCCCGAACAAACATGCAGCGCAGAGAAAGTTTTGTCGAGGTATCGCAAGACGTCCCCTTGAAAGCCACCAAATTCTTTTCTTTACTCAGGCGCGGCGTGGTATCACGCGGATAGCCCAAAATTCCCATATGATCCCAGCGGGTCGTTTCGCCAATAATAAAGACGACATAGGTTTGATCGATATCTGCGGGGGCAACATAGGTAAATTCTTTGGTGGGATCGAGTAACGTAGCTGCATCGTGGCTTTCGTCATATTGGGTGTAAGCATATAAACCCAAGGCAGCCAGCCAGTTAGACGGTAAGTAAGAGTGAGCCACCACGCCGCCATAACTCGGTAAATCTACCGTCTTTAGCTGTTCATCCAGTTTTTGCGCCTTATCCAGATAGCGTAAAGGCAACCAAACCAAAGCCACCACGGCGACCAGTAATAACAATGGCTTAATACGCTGACCCGGCGTGCGACACTGCTCTAGCAACGTTAATCGCAAAGCGTTCTTCCAAATCAGCAGCAACGGTAAGACGCTGACCAACGCCATCCATAGAACGAAATGCAGACCAATGACTTCTTTCGAGAGGTCGATATCCGTCGTCATCACCGACACCACGATGCCGTAACCAATCACTACGTTGAAGAACGTCATGTAATAGCTGGCAGCAACGGAAATCAGCACTAACAGGCTGGCAGTAATGCGGTAAAACAAACGGCCACCCAGCGAAATCAGGCGCATCACAAAGAAGGTAAACAGAATAATAGCCACCACCTCAGTGACGGCGGAAAGCACCTTTATGCCTTGAATACCCTGGGAAAATGAGTCGAATCTACGGTAAAAGACCGAAATATTCAGGAAAATACCAATATAGATAGCCAACAACAAAGACATGTTTTGCTGCGATAAAGACTTAACTCTGTCCATAAAAAATGGGATCCCGGGGGCAAACTATTTACAACTTGAATGTATCAGACAGTAATCATCACTGCTGGTTCCGTTTACAGGTGATAAGCACGCTATTGATTTCACCAGCAATAAATATCTTATGGATTATCACGCGAGCAGACATGCGCCGGAACAAAGTTATGGCGAGAAAATCAGGAAAAAAACAGAGGAATGGCGAGAGAAAGGTAAATAAAAGAGGGGAATAGATAAATCATCCATAAAGGACATTTCGCCCTTTATGGATGCATAAAATCCAGACGAGCCTATTACTTCAGGTTCAGCGTCACGTCGATATTGCCGCGAGTGGCATTAGAGTAAGGGCACACAATGTGGGCTTTTTTCACCAACTCTTCCGCTACGCTGCGCTCAACGCCCGGCAGGCTGATATCCAGCTGGACTTCAATGCCGAAACCAGTAGGAATAGCGCCAATACCGACGGTTCCTTCGATTTGCGCATCATCAGGAATTTTCACTTTATCCTGAGCGGCGACAAACTTCAGCGCGCCAAGGAAGCAAGCAGAATAGCCAGCAGCAAACAGTTGCTCTGGGTTGGTGACTGCGCCGCCAGCGCCGCCCATTTCCTTTGGCACACCCAGTTTAACATCCAGTACGCCGTCAGAAGAGGTCGCACGGCCGTCACGGCCACCGGTAGCTTTGGCTTTCGCACGATAAACAACTTTCTCAATAGACATAATATTTTCCTTTTTAGGTAATCATTGGCCTAGTTTATGTTTCAAGAAATAACATTTAAATAAGTTACTATTAAATCGCACACTATTTAAATGGTTTTACAATAATAAGTGTAGAACAGATTGGAGCCATGTCATTGTGGCTCTCATCTATGGAAATCAGATTTCCTGCAACAACTTCTCTCGCAATGATTCAAGCTGTTGTTTTATATCTACTAATTTATCAAAATCACAGTCTGCAGCGCACATCACCGCTTCTGGAATACCCTGAGCCTGCTCGCGCAACGCACGACCTTGCTCGGTCAAACGGATGATCACCTGCCGCTCATCATTGGATGCGCGGGTGCGGATCAGCAGTTCTGCGTTTTCCATACGTTTTAACAATGGCGTGAGAGTCGCGGAATCCAAAAACAGCCGTTGTCCAATATCCGATACCGTCACTTCATCCCTTTCCCACAGCACCAGCATCACCAAATATTGCGGATAGGTCAGACCCAGCTTCCCCAACAGCTTACGATAAACTTTATGCAACGCCAGATTGGCGGAATACAGTGCAAAGCACATTTGCTGGTCAAGCAGTAACGGATTCTTCAACGTCAGGCGTCCAATTCAAAAACTATGGATTCAATATATATAGTGTGCGATGTAATCGCAAGCAATTTCAGCTCAAATAAAAAGCCCCCAGTAAATGGAGGCTTTCTGCGCTTACTTTACTTAGTTACTTAGCTGGCGCGTCTATTTTGGCATCAATGCGTTGCAGCATATACGGATAGAACGGATTTGATGAAATACGCATCAGAGAATCTAATCCCACTACCAGCACCGCTCGCTCCCCGCGCGCAGCAAAGGTGCCCAAGCTGATACCGTACTGATCCCGAGGTTCCGGATAGCGGCCATACAGCGAATCGCTCATTGGGAAAGGCAAAGCCACGTGAGACAGCGAGAAAATGTCCGGTGGATAAATCAATCCGGTCGGTACTGACGTTTCCGTGGTTTCACCGGCCAGAGTGGTTATGGCCAAAGTGTCGTTACTTTCCGGTGACACATTGGTAATTACCGTGGTGTTGTAGTTACGCGGCGGCGGCGGCAACAAACGAGCCAACGCGGTATAAGACGACGTGCGTAATAACGGGCCAAAGCTAGCGGCGCGGTTTAAATCAAACAGCACCACTTCACTGCCATTTTTTGGCAGGTGATTGTACAACGCGGTAACCACAGCGCGGGTACTAACGGTGGAATCCATCAGCGACTGGAAGGTCAGAATGGGCGGCAGACTTTCCAGTTTGTTATCTCGCGCATCGCGGGAAATCTGCTGTTGCAGCGCCGCCGTCAACAGGTAGGATTGTCGAGCCGCATTTACCGGGAACGAATTGTATTTAAACGGGTTAAACTCCGGCACTATGCCCAACCAGGACGCTTTTGCAAACGCGGGGAAAATAGCGGGCCAGCCAGCGATACCGGCAAAACGGGCAAAACTGGTGACGCCAATCATCGGTGAAATCAGGATCACTCGCTCAGGTTTCGCTAACTGCGGATCTTCCAGAGAATCCAACGCATACTTCATCGCCAGCGCGCCGCCGTTGGAAAAGCCCACAACATGCAGCGGCAACTCTTTTCCGCTCAATATCTTGGCTTCACGAACCGCCAAACGGGTAGCGGCCATCCAATCCTGCCAATCCACATCCGTCAACGCCGCAGGTACAGAACCATGAGCCGGCAAACGAATACCGACAGCCACGTAGCCTCGTTGACGATAATTTTCGGCAATATGACGTAGGCTGTATGGCGTATCGGTTAAACCGTGTAATAAAACCACCGCCCCTTTCGGCGTGCCTTCCGGATTCAATATATAAGAACGGTTCCAGTCATTGGCAAAATGCGGGGAATAAATAGGGCTACCGGAATAGTAACGGTTTAACGGCACCTCAACTCTGGGTTCCAGCTTGTCCGTCACATTAGCTTTAACTTCGGCAAAAACATTGTCTTCCGCTTTCAGATAATCCGCCCAGTTGGCTTTATCTATTTCTCCCGCCCGCATTTCATGGGGAACAAAGGTATGCCAAAGCTCAAGTTTAGGGCCTCTTTGCGTATCGTAAATTCGCACGGCCAATAGGGTAACGGCAATCACCACCACTACCAGTACAATTCGTTTAATCCACCGCGTAATAGCTCTGGTAGGCATGCGTCGCTACTCCCGACCTGTATTAGGAATCAATATAACATTGAGTTTATCACCATTCGGCAATCCCAGTATCTTAACCGGATTTCATTCGGCTAGAATAGAAGTTAACGTTGAATAAATAAGCAATTGGTTAATTAAACGACTAAAACAACCTGCGCTATTTTCCACTAAGGTAAATAAAGACCCTAGTTAAAATTGAATCTCACAAATTCACTATATGGATAAAACATATGAATAGCCCTCAAACTGAGCCAACGACCAAATCAGGTAGCGGCTCGCGTCGTGATTATCTTCGCTTCCATCACACTCACGAGCATCTGTCCGGCCCCTTTGGCAACGGCTGGTTTGCGCTAAAAGCAGAGGCTTTCGCCCGATTTTTTGGCACTCCGCTTTTTCTGGGAGCACAAACGCTGATTGTTGTTCTGTGGATCGGTGCCAACGTTATGGGTTTCGCCAAATTTGATATCTATCCCTTTATCTTGCTGAATCTGGCGTTCAGCTTACAGGCCGCCTACGCTGCGCCGCTGATCCTGTTGGCTCAAACTCGTCAGGCTGAACGTGATAAAGCCAATGCCGAAGCTGACGCACAGCACCGGGAGGCGCTGGCTATCGCCAATGAGGAACGACAGAAAATGGCCGCGACCATGGCCGAACAAATGCTGGAATTATTGCGCCAAAATACCGAATTGACGAAGTTAACACATCAGCTGGCAGCGAAAATTAATGCGTCAACGGCGGGGAAATCAAAAGAGAGTTAAAACGAAAGTGAAGTAGTGAAGTAGTGAAGTAGTGAAGTAGTGAAGTAGTGAAGTAGTGAAGTAGTGAAGTAAAACAGGCTGCATCAAGCAGCCCGTTCATTCCTTTCCTCAACGTAGTTTAAGACTCGCTACGCTCTGTCAGGTCAACCGGTGTTGCCGACGCTTTTCGCGCCCAAATCCACCATGCCAGCGTCATTAATATAATCCAGCCTAATCCTACATACATCGCAATCCGAGTATCCGGGAAATAGCCCAACACCATAATAATAAAGCCCATAAACAGAATGGCCAGCATTGGTGCTACCGGCCAGAATGGCACCGGGAATGCCAGACGAGAGGCACTTTCCTTACTCATGGAGCGGCGCATGGCTACCTGCGAAATCAGGATCATCAGCCATACCCACACGGTGGCAAAAGTGGCGATAGAGGCAATAATCAGGAATACATTCTTCGGAATCAGATAGTTAAGAACCACACCGCACAGCAAAGCCACTGACATCACTAAAATCGTCATCCAGGGCACGCCATTACGCGTCAGGCGGCTAAAACATTTAGGTGCCAATCCTTCCTGAGACATACCAAACATCATACGCCCCGCGCCGTAAATATCGCTGTTGATCGCGGATATTGCGGCAGTGATCACCACCAAATTAAGGATATTTGCCGCAGAACTGATTCCCAGACTGCTGAAAATCTCAACAAAAGGGCTCCCATTCTGCCCAATGCTATTCCACGGATAAATCGCCATCAGCACTAATAACGTCAGAACGTAAAACAGCAAAATGCGCACCGGCACCGTGTTGATGGCCTTCGGAAGCACTTTTTCCGGATTCTTCGCTTCGCTGGCGGTAACCCCAATGATCTCAATACCACCAAAGGCAAACATCACGACGGCAAATGAAGCTATCACGCCACTGATGCCATTCGGCATAAAACCCTGATGCGACCACAAATTACTTAAGCCAGTGCTTTCATGCCCGGCACCAAAGCCAAACATCATAATGCCCAAACCTGCGGCGATCATGGCGATAATTGCGGTGACTTTCAGCAATGAAAGCCAAAATTCCATTTCGCCAAATACTTTAACACTGCACAAATTCAGCGCGCCGATAAAGAAGATAATGCTGAGCACCCACACCCACTGCGGCGCGTCTGGGAACCATAACCCCATATAGATACCGAACGCGGTAACGTCGGCCAGCGCCACGATGACCATCTCAAAAGTATAGGTCCAGCCGGTCAGAAAGCCTGCTAACGGCCCGAGGTAGCGACCGGCATAATGACCAAAAGAACCTGCCACCGGATCGTGCACCGCCATTTCACCCAACGCTCGCATCACCATGAAAACGGCTGCGCCACCAATTAAGTAAGCCAGTAACACCGCCGGGCCAGCCAGACGAATCGCCTCAGCCGAACCATAAAACAGCCCGGTACCAATGGCCGAACCTAACGCCATAAAGCGAATATGCCGCGCGCTAAGACCGCGTTTGAGCGTGGATGAATCATTTTTCATGGTGCATTCTCGCAATGTTTAAGCCCTTTCAGGCAGGGGTTCAGAGAGGGTGATACCAGTATTTGGAATCACCCATAAGATCTGTTTTTATTATTTTATGAAAGGCTTGGAAGCAATCCGGCAGGCATCAACGCATTTAAATGGCGCTGAGACAGCAGTTGACTGGCGGCTTCAATGTCGGGAGCGAAGAAGCGATCTTTATCATAATAGGCCACCTGTTCTCGGAGCAAATGGCGCGCAGATTCCAGCGTATCAGACGTTTTTAAGCCCTTACGTAGATCCAGCCCCTGACAGGCCGCCAGCCACTCAACCGCCAGAATCCCGCGCACATTTTCGGCCATTTCCCACAGGCGCTTACCGGCTCTCGGTGCCATAGAAACGTGGTCTTCCTGATTCGCAGAGGTCGGGATGCTATCCACGCTTGATGGAAAAGCCAGCCCTTTATTCTCACTGGTCAGCGCCGCGGCGGTCACCTGTGCAATCATAAAGCCGGAGTTAACGCCGCCGTTATCCACCAGGAACGGCGGTAACTGGGACATATGTTTATCCATCATTAACGAGATACGACGCTCAGACAAAGAACCTATCTCGGCCAGCGCCAGCGCCAAATTATCTGCCGCCATCGCCACCGGTTCCGCATGGAAGTTACCGCCAGATAGCACGTCGCCCTGTTCGGCAAAGACCAATGGGTTATCAGACACTGCGTTCGATTCAATCGCCAGAACTTCGGCAGCCTGACGCATTTGGGTCAGACACGCGCCCATAACCTGCGGCTGACAGCGCAGAGAATACGGGTCCTGCACTTTTTCGCAGTTTCTATGGGAATCAGAAACCTGGCTCTTTGTGCCGAGCAAGTGACGGTAAGCATGGGCGGCGTCAATTTGCCCTCTCTGACCACGTACCTCATGAATGCGAGCATCGAACGGACTACGCGAACCCAACGCCGCTTCAACCGTCAGACCGCCACATACCGTCGCGGCCGCATACAAATCTTCCGTTTCAAACAAGCCGCGCAGCGCATAAGCGGTAGAAACCTGAGTCCCATTGAGCAGCGCCAGCCCTTCTTTCGCCGCCAACGTCAGCGGCTTAAGACCGGCTTTTGCCAGCGCATCGGTGGCTGACAACCACGCCCCCTGATGACGAGCCTTGCCTTCACCCAACAACAGCAAACTCATATGCGCCAGAGGTGCCAAATCGCCTGAAGCGCCGACGGAACCTTTTAACGGAATATGGGGGTAAACCTCGGCATTAATCATCGCAATAAGCGCCTGAATCACTTCCAGACGAATACCGGAAAAACCGCGAGCCAGACTATTTACTTTCAAAACCATAATCAGGCGCACGATAGCGTCATCATTGGCTTCACCGACGCCAGCCGCGTGAGAGAGTACGATTGAGCGCTGTAAGTTTTCCAAATCTTCCGTCGCAATACGGGTTGAAGCTAGCAATCCAAAACCGGTGTTAATACCATAAGCGGTGCGTTTCTCGGCCAAAATGGCCTGCACGCAATCCACACTTTTCTGAATTGGCCCATAGGATTCATCATCCAGGATGATGCGTACCGGCTGCTGATAAATATGGCGCAGATCGGCCAGCGTCAACTGACCCGGACGCAGTGTCAGAGTTTTCATGCTTTTTTCCCTTGAGTGGCGGCAACCATCGGCAAGTTAAGCCCTTGTTGTTGCGCGCAATTGATCGCAATCTCGTATCCCGCATCGGCATGACGCATCACGCCGGTGGCCGGATCGTTATGAAGAACTCTGGCAATACGTTCTGCGGCCTCATCGCTTCCGTCGCATACAACGACCATGCCGGAATGCTGTGAGAAGCCCATGCCTACGCCGCCGCCGTGATGCAGAGAAACCCAGGTCGCGCCGCTGGCGGTGTTGAGTAATGCGTTAAGCAACGGCCAGTCAGAAACTGCATCGGAGCCGTCCTGCATCGCTTCAGTTTCCCGGTTCGGGCTGGCGACCGAGCCGGAATCCAGATGATCGCGGCCAATAACGATAGGGGCAGACAGCTCGCCACTGCGAACCATCTCATTGAAAGCCAGGCCTAATTTTGCCCGCTGACCTAAACCGACCCAGCAAATACGCGCCGGTAATCCTTGAAAACTAATACGTTCGCGCGCCATATCCAGCCAACGATGCAAATGCTCATCATCTGGAATCAGCTCTTTTACTTTGGCATCAGTTTTATAAATATCTTCCGCCTCTCCAGAGAGCGCAGCCCAGCGGAATGGTCCAATACCGCGACAGAATAATGGACGAATATAGGCAGGAACAAAGCCAGGGAAATCAAAAGCATTACTGACACCCATGTCTTTGGCCATTTGGCGTATATTGTTGCCGTAATCGAAAGTCGGGATACCCATTTTTTGGAAAGCCAGCATGGCTTCAACATGCTCGGCCATAGAGGTTTTAGCCGCGTTGACGACTAAAGTTGGTTCGCTTTGCGCGCGCTGACGGTACTCTTCCCAGCCCCAACCTTTCGGCAAATAACCATTAAGAGGGTCATGGGCGCTAGTTTGGTCAGTCACCATATCCGGGCGAACGCCACGGCGTACCAATTCCGGCAGAATTTCGGCGGCGTTACCGCACAAAGCAATAGAAACGGCTTCGCCAGCAGCGGTATATTTTTTGATTCGCGCTAACGCATCGTCTAAATCCGTTGCTTGCTCATCCACATAGCGCGTTTTTAAACGAAAATCGATGCGGCTTTGCTGGCACTCGATATTCAACGAGCAAGCGCCCGCCAGAGTGGCCGCCAGAGGCTGCGCGCCGCCCATCCCGCCTAAACCGGCGGTGAGAACCCAGCGCCCTTTTAGGCTACCGTTAAAATGTTGGCGGCCTGCTTCCACAAATGTCTCATAGGTGCCCTGTACGATGCCTTGACTACCGATATAGATCCAACTGCCTGCGGTCATCTGACCGTACATTGCCAGCCCTTTCGCATCCAGTTCGTTAAAGTGCTCCCAATTGGCCCAATGTGGCACCAGATTGGAATTGGCGATCAGCACTCGTGGCGCGTTGCTGTGAGTTTTAAACACACCAACGGGCTTACCGGACTGAATCAACAGCGTTTCGTCATCATTAAGCTGTTTCAGGCTTTCAACAATTTTGTCGTAACATTCCCAGTTACGAGCCGCTCGGCCAATTCCGCCATAAACCACTAATTCCTTAGGATTTTCAGCCACCTCAGGATCCAGGTTGTTCATTAGCATGCGCAGTGGCGCTTCGGTAAACCAGCTTTTGGCATTCAGTTGCGTACCACGCGGGGCGCGAATTTCACTATCACGAAATCTGTTTTCAGCAGTCACGGCAATTTCCTTCAACAGGGTTTCTGAGTGCCAATAGGCACTGCTCGCTTTGGATGTTTATTAACATATACTCGTATAGACAAGTATAAGCAAGCTAAGGAATAACAACTGACTTTTGAAGATAAATGACGGTGTGAAATTACAAAAACACTTTATAATCAATTAGTTATATTTGTATCAAAATTGATATATATCGGTTCAAAAGAATATTAGACGTGATATCACTAACAAAACCAGCATAAAATTGGTCTATTTTTGCGCACAAAATCACATATATTTCACATTTGGTTCACATAAATCACTATAACATTTAACGCAAATGATAATTATTCACGTTAAATGGCCATCCCATCGACAAGCTATTTAACATAATATTATTGGCAGTGAACAACCTTCGGCGGTAATTGGAATGACCATGATGCCATCGATTGTTGCGGATTTATGTCCAAAGAATGGCGCTGGCGAAGACCATCCGAATCGGCCTTCAAAGCCTTATCTTGCTGGCTTTTCGGCCAGGGCTGCTGCATATTTTTTCTAGCAACATTGGCTGTGGTATTTTCTCTTTGCGACAAGGTTCCGAGCAATCCGAGAAAACCCGGCGTTAAAGCGGCAGATTTCCCCTGATAGTGGTTAATCTGTGGCCCTTTCTCACTCATGCTCAAAATCGCCTGAGCCGGACCAGCTAAAAAGTCTGATACATACTGCCACGCCAGCGCCTGCCGCTCATCGTAGCTCAGCCCTTTCCCATTCTGGTTCATTGGCTCCAATACCTGATCCTCCCACTGTTTCTGAACCCAGCATCCAGTACAGCGAATAGCATGAGCTAATAGAAAATCACCGTCGCTTTGATACAGCTTCCACACCGCCATTATTCCCAAATCCTGCGCATGATTACCGGCTCCTTTTTGCAGTTCGACATAACGTTGAAACAGCCGTTGCAGCGGATTACTCGTCGTTTCCTCCTGTTGCTGGAACAACCCTTCGGTCAAATTACGGCTATCCTGCGCAGTCTTGATACTTTCTTCAACCGCAAAACTTAATGCCTCTCGCCAAGCCTGCCATGCGCGGAGCGACACTTTGGTTGAAGCCGCTGCCGACCGAGGCTCCGGCATCAGCCACCGCTCGATACGCTGCTGCCATTGTTGCTTTATTTTGTGCAGATATCCCATGTTCGGTGATCGCGTAGTATATTGATCGAGAATGATTAAACGCCGGTGTTCTTGTAACCAAGGCTGGCTCTGCGCTTCGGAAATATCAGATAATTGCAGATTCATTTGTCTGGCAAATTCCATCGACGGACTACTACCCTGCCTGATACTTAACAAACGATCCTGCCACTCCTGCGCGCTCAATGGCGGAAAATCCTCATTAACCACGTTAAATAGAAGCTCTAGCCAGTTTTCCTGCCGAATAGATGGCCATTGCTGGCGAAAAGCGGTAAACGTTGTCAGTGCAATATCATCGCCAACCGCCTGTTCAACGGTTTCCAGCCAATCATTTACCTGCTGTACGCGGACTAACGTCCAAAGATCGGGAAAATCGTCCATAGACAAAGAATGGAGCCAGATGTTAACTGCAGGCTTTACCGAAGCATTAGATGCACTGGCCAGCAACCAGCGCCATTGGGGATCGCTTTCTACTAACCGAGCCAATAATTGCCGTAGCTGAGTTAACTCGCTTTTTTCCGGTTGTAATCGCCATTGCGCACGCTGCAAAGCTAATTGGATGTAAGGTAATAAAATAGGAGCGGCAACATCAGAAACTGGTTTTTTGACATAACGTAGCCGTTCAAAAGAATCGACAAGATAATCGTGCTCGAAAAGGCTTTGTTTAACCAAAATATACTGAGCCAACGCCAGTATCATTTCACGCTGCCGTATTGGTGCTTCAGTGCGGAAGCGGTCATAATAGCGGCGAAATTCCTCTGTGATATTTCCCAAATCAGCAGGAGCGCTTTCCAATAGCGCTTTTTCAATAGTTCGATGCTGCCATTTCAATATGGGGATAAAAGGGAGATAACTCAGCGGCGAATCTTGCCAGCGCTC carries:
- the uhpB gene encoding signal transduction histidine-protein kinase/phosphatase UhpB → MMQRLITLLALFFIYFTAAFCLWSIGTLLVEQPLQALLLFPFGLRLGILLQSPRGYWPGILLADTLLLWLLADQFDSLILLWTALPVLLFTTLLAVFASPWLLRHQQSDSEWQWPLMQGSVVAIAALIQALIWQLSTAQGAMALLLGLAGGFTIAPTCLLLWHYLARQIWLPLEPGLIHKPINLRLRHLVWYLLLFALSIWLQHQVSEAELRRFAPFCLAIPIVFMSYRYGWQGALVATLLNGVALMVNEPAQLDSHRDLLLSLLAQSLTGLLLGAGIQRQRELNQQLSARLSENRRLARDLVIAEERTRREVARELHDEVGQSITVIRTQATIIRRLTDQAPVVSCSDVIETLALRVYDGVHDVLKQLWPAALNNLPLSAAVAALMRELIPQDESVVGVLQWQLSDGQLDETLKITLYRICQEGVTNAYRHGEASRIEVDARQVKQQVHLTIRDNGKGVNLEKFTPGYGLRGMQERVSALGGHFKFQVDNGTCLSVILPTVPSLTKQN
- the uhpA gene encoding transcriptional regulator UhpA is translated as MTYRVAFIDDHDIVRSGFVQLLSMEDDIQVVGEFSSAEQARAGLPGLNPHICICDISMPDQSGLDLLKDIPSGIGVIMLSMHDSPALVEMALERGAKGFLSKRCKPDDLITAVRTVGGGGVYLMPEIAQRLVQVAVDPLTRREREVAILLAQGMEVREIAESLGLSPKTVHVHRANLFAKLGVSNNVELAKRVLNL
- the eptB gene encoding kdo(2)-lipid A phosphoethanolamine 7''-transferase, encoding MDRVKSLSQQNMSLLLAIYIGIFLNISVFYRRFDSFSQGIQGIKVLSAVTEVVAIILFTFFVMRLISLGGRLFYRITASLLVLISVAASYYMTFFNVVIGYGIVVSVMTTDIDLSKEVIGLHFVLWMALVSVLPLLLIWKNALRLTLLEQCRTPGQRIKPLLLLVAVVALVWLPLRYLDKAQKLDEQLKTVDLPSYGGVVAHSYLPSNWLAALGLYAYTQYDESHDAATLLDPTKEFTYVAPADIDQTYVVFIIGETTRWDHMGILGYPRDTTPRLSKEKNLVAFKGTSCDTSTKLSLRCMFVREGGAADNPQRTLKEQNIFSVLKSLGFSSELFAMQSEVWFYNNANADNYSFREIIASEKRNDGKPVDDMLLVDELKESLGRYPDGKHLVVLHTKGSHYLYSQRYPRSYARYTPECMGVDDSCTRQQLVNAFDNSVLYTDTFIANVIDQVRDKKALVFYAADHGESIAANAHFHGTPREMAPVEQFRVPLLVWASDKFLAEPQHQNAFENLQAQQRLGTQHRHEELFDSILGCLGYTSPDGGIAQKNNWCHAPEKKIRRAN
- a CDS encoding organic hydroperoxide resistance protein — translated: MSIEKVVYRAKAKATGGRDGRATSSDGVLDVKLGVPKEMGGAGGAVTNPEQLFAAGYSACFLGALKFVAAQDKVKIPDDAQIEGTVGIGAIPTGFGIEVQLDISLPGVERSVAEELVKKAHIVCPYSNATRGNIDVTLNLK
- a CDS encoding MarR family winged helix-turn-helix transcriptional regulator, which encodes MCFALYSANLALHKVYRKLLGKLGLTYPQYLVMLVLWERDEVTVSDIGQRLFLDSATLTPLLKRMENAELLIRTRASNDERQVIIRLTEQGRALREQAQGIPEAVMCAADCDFDKLVDIKQQLESLREKLLQEI